In Candidatus Bathyarchaeia archaeon, the DNA window TGGCCGCGGCATCCTCAATCATTGGCTTCTACCTCTACCCCATCATAAAGGCTGACGGCGCAAAACGAAGCGTTGAGGAAGGTTTGCCCTTTACGACTGGTTATCTCTCGATTTTGGCGGGTGCAGGTGTCCCTCCAGCGCAGATGTTTCGTTCTTTGGCAAACATTGATGCTTCTTTGTCGATTTGTCAAGAAGCCAAAAACATCGTCAGAGATATTGAGTTGTTCGGAGTTGACGCAATCTCAGCTTTGGAATCTGCTTCCAAGCGCACTTCGTCGGAGAAGTTCAAAGAACTGCTCGAGGGCTTCATAGCCACGATGCATTCGGGCGGTGAGCTTAACAAGTATCTTTCAGATCGATCGACGCAGTACATGAGGTTGAAGAGAATAGCACTTCGACGTCTCGGAGACACGTTGGGCGTTCTGGCTGAGTTCTACGTGGTGTTGCTGGTTGCGGGACCTTTGATCATGGTTGTTATGCTAGCAGTTATGGCTATGCTGGGCGGAGGCATGCCTGGCCTGCTCAACCCCAGACTGCTCCTAAATCTCTTGACTTATTTGGGCATTCCTTTGGGCTCAATCGTCTTCTTAATCATGCTGGACATAGTTTCGCCGAAACGGTGATCAAAGAGACATGCCTAAGGTTGAGAAACGTGAGAAACAAGTCGCTTGGATCGTTTCCTTAGCCTTAGCTACTGCTGTGCTCCTTACCGCTGTTGTTAGGCTTTGGGGCTTGCCGATCTTCGA includes these proteins:
- a CDS encoding type II secretion system F family protein, yielding MSDLKLKGVNNGLRKACVRLQSLARPLLSFLHKRSDVADHKLSGDSKGTSKPQVLAYRLLGERTVRLLPLFKDVDTNLSKSGLKVSFKGYVSLAILTTLLVTIAVLSVVPMVSLLVLHFSPMLTLLYTAGATLLAAASSIIGFYLYPIIKADGAKRSVEEGLPFTTGYLSILAGAGVPPAQMFRSLANIDASLSICQEAKNIVRDIELFGVDAISALESASKRTSSEKFKELLEGFIATMHSGGELNKYLSDRSTQYMRLKRIALRRLGDTLGVLAEFYVVLLVAGPLIMVVMLAVMAMLGGGMPGLLNPRLLLNLLTYLGIPLGSIVFLIMLDIVSPKR